TTCAGGAACCTTTCTGTGTTTGACTTAAGTTTCTTTTACTAAAATTATTGgctttttctaaatatttttgtctaagaatgAGTTcatgtttcttaaaaaatgatatattacTAATCGTTAACGCAGCTGGAATAACGTTACGCGTTTTAACGCAGGCCGTCATTTCACTTCCTGTCTCCTAAATTCCAATTCGGTGCTCTTTTCCCGATCTAAAAAGTGGGAATTACGACTTTTCTCGACGTTCTGCGAACGCGTGACGAGGATATGACGTCATTTCTTCGAACGTAAACGTCGGTTAATACGGTTTGCaagtttctactttttttttttttttttttgcaaggctCCCGTTCACTTTAATAAACTGATAGAAAGTAATAAACAGAACACGTTTTAAGTCGGAACTTTCGCTTCACATTGATGACGCAATCAGAATCGCAACAGCAACAAGAACCCTGACACGGTGTGACACCCAGCAGCCGCTTGTTCAGGGTCTTTATTCTGATCCGTTTCTATCACTTAAAAGCTTCGTTAAAAGTAAGTTAGACCGGTAGGACCATTTTatatgtagtgtttgtgtttaatgacATTCTCTAAAATGAGCACATCTTGTTAAAGGTTTTATGGGCTACATATATAAAGCTTAGCACTGAGTTAGCTAGCCgtggtttgtttacatttacctAGCTCGCTATTCAGCACAGTGGTTTCACACATTACATGTTAACTTTGCAGTCACTGTCACAACGTTTACCAAGTAGTTTTCTGACATGTGTCTTGAGTACATAATGTAATGTTTCGAGAATACGCAGCATGCTACCTGAATAGGACCCTGAATAGTGTTAGCAACTGTTGATCTGTTATATGCTAGCTAGTAGCGAGTCATACttaaaatattgttgttgtttttttaattacagacaGGTTTAAGCACATTTCGTGCGTATTTGTACACGTCTGTGTTAAGGATATGACGAGGAAATCTCTTCTGCCTTAGGAGGAGACAGATGAAAATGGCTCAGTGAAAACGTGCGACAGAGGTATGGTACGCTGTCACGGTTCCCTGTCAATGATCATGCCTCCAAGGAAGAGACCCCTCGTTCCTGTTAGCGCAAGGCGTCGGacaaaagatgatgatgattatttccCCTTCAACTTGATGCCAGTGGAGTGTCAGCTCCATGTGCTTTCATTCCTAAGTGAGGTGGACAAATGTAACTCAGCACTTGTGTGCTCTAGCTGGAGCTGCCTGGTGCGCTCTGGGAAACTGTGGAGAGTTGCAGACTATTCTCGCCGTGGAGTGTTTCGTCTTGGACAGGAAGGACTACTCGTGTCCAACAGAGAATTTGAGCGTTGGAAATCATGGGTTCATCATTATACTCACCATCTCATATCTCGTGGGGCTAGTCTGCTTACTCTAAAAGCAAGTTTTGATTTAGGGGACCAGTGCAATAAATGGGAAGAACTCCTCTCTCATCTATTGGAAAATGTCCACTGTAGGGATCTAAGTCATTTAGACTTAAACTGGACATTTACTCTGCTGGAGCCATTGGACCTCAGAGTCCACTCCGGTTCTAGCTCACATCAGGATGTCATCACTAAAATGGACCAAGTTAATAATTTTCAGATTCTTTTAGCCAAACTAGCCCAAAGCTGCCCACGAATCACCAAAATGCGGCTGCACTTTGATTGGTCTGACAAGTCAGTAGCTTTAATAACTCAATTCCAACACTTGCGGATTTTGGAACTAAAATACTTCTGGGTCTTTAAAGGGGTTAGCCCAAGCACCTTGCAGACACTGACTAAATCACTGCCTAACCTCAAGTCCCTTACTCTCAATGTTTTGGTGCCACTTCGGAATTTGGGCATTTCATACACTCTTGAATCACTGTCACTGGAGTTCCTTGATGTTTCCCTCAGTCGAGGTCTGGTATTCTCTTGCCTCAAACTGCCTGTGCTTAGAGAGCTGCGGGCTAAAAAGATTGTACGGGGGATTACTCTGGACCGCCGGACCAGGCTCCAAATCCAGAGCAGGTGGCCTTGCCTGTATCAGGTCCTGCGGGAGGGGACACCCAAGCTACAGGTGCTCAACAATGAACGACTCCTTCCAAATTGGAAAGAGCAGACTTACAATGATCTCTCTTCCATTCTCCAGCAGTCTTGTTACTGCCTGCAGCATCTGGATAATTGGATCTGGTAAATGAATGGTCAGAAATAAGGGCACAAAACATTCAAGACCCAATGAAGCAAGGATGATGAATAATTTGTGAAACTGCCTGTCACCAATTATTAAACATGTATAATGATTCACAAAACACTGATACACCCTAAAAGTGAAAAAGATCACATAAAGCATAGTTTTCAGACCAAGTACTTCTAACA
Above is a window of Tachysurus vachellii isolate PV-2020 chromosome 9, HZAU_Pvac_v1, whole genome shotgun sequence DNA encoding:
- the si:dkey-12e7.1 gene encoding uncharacterized protein si:dkey-12e7.1, whose translation is MVRCHGSLSMIMPPRKRPLVPVSARRRTKDDDDYFPFNLMPVECQLHVLSFLSEVDKCNSALVCSSWSCLVRSGKLWRVADYSRRGVFRLGQEGLLVSNREFERWKSWVHHYTHHLISRGASLLTLKASFDLGDQCNKWEELLSHLLENVHCRDLSHLDLNWTFTLLEPLDLRVHSGSSSHQDVITKMDQVNNFQILLAKLAQSCPRITKMRLHFDWSDKSVALITQFQHLRILELKYFWVFKGVSPSTLQTLTKSLPNLKSLTLNVLVPLRNLGISYTLESLSLEFLDVSLSRGLVFSCLKLPVLRELRAKKIVRGITLDRRTRLQIQSRWPCLYQVLREGTPKLQVLNNERLLPNWKEQTYNDLSSILQQSCYCLQHLDNWIW